In Sphingobium sp. Cam5-1, the following proteins share a genomic window:
- a CDS encoding class I adenylate-forming enzyme family protein, which produces MSKIDPIFATVTAPGTPFEIGEQDGLRFFVNAPSDLNQLIEGARRFGEQVCIVDFDGPTGERRLSFADMFAWRDQLAARLGVERGQRVAICMRNRAEWVVAFLAVVKQGGVAALLNSRGSPAELHTMVEEVTPDLVLADTERAALLRDGGYAGRLIDVTQPLGDETSPIANNATAGPGDPCAILFTSGTTGRVKGAVLSHRSLITGLLGTQLTGMMVLHNMAREYGVPVEAIAAQVPPQAILLVYPLFHISGLGAGFLAPFLSGGKIVVMRRWDAEEAVRLIERERVTQLSTVPTMLWDMVHRARSKDADLSSVRNIGSGGQALPLNLLEEVRKLCPHAMIGTGYGMTETSGAIAQAVGADFLAARASAGRVLPLVDLRIEREDSAVCGPNETGEIIVRSAMIMNGYWNRPEDTAKSLTPDGWLRTGDIGYQDEDGYIFIVDRAKDMVISGGENIYCAEVERVLSEMPQITECATFGIADERLGEALVAVVHADGLDERSIIDWVAGRLAPYKAPVRVAFSRDPLPRNQSQKINKIALRALWPELAENN; this is translated from the coding sequence ATGAGCAAGATCGACCCAATTTTCGCGACAGTCACCGCGCCAGGCACGCCTTTTGAAATTGGCGAGCAGGATGGGCTGCGCTTTTTCGTGAACGCGCCGTCGGACCTCAATCAATTGATAGAAGGCGCGCGCCGCTTCGGAGAGCAGGTCTGTATCGTTGATTTTGACGGGCCGACGGGTGAGCGGCGGCTGAGTTTTGCGGACATGTTCGCTTGGCGGGATCAGTTGGCCGCCCGGTTGGGCGTCGAGCGGGGGCAGCGGGTCGCAATCTGCATGCGCAACCGCGCGGAGTGGGTGGTGGCGTTTCTGGCGGTTGTGAAGCAGGGCGGCGTTGCGGCATTGCTCAACAGCCGCGGGTCGCCCGCCGAACTTCATACCATGGTCGAGGAGGTTACGCCGGACCTTGTTCTGGCGGACACTGAAAGAGCGGCGTTGCTGCGCGACGGAGGCTATGCGGGGCGTCTGATCGACGTGACGCAGCCATTGGGTGATGAGACGTCACCGATTGCGAACAATGCGACTGCGGGACCGGGCGATCCGTGCGCCATATTGTTCACATCGGGAACGACCGGGCGGGTAAAGGGCGCGGTGCTATCACACCGCAGTCTGATTACCGGATTGCTGGGCACGCAGCTGACCGGAATGATGGTGCTGCACAATATGGCGCGGGAATATGGTGTTCCGGTGGAAGCCATCGCAGCGCAGGTGCCGCCCCAGGCTATTTTGCTGGTTTATCCGCTTTTTCACATTTCGGGGCTGGGTGCTGGCTTCCTTGCGCCGTTCCTGTCGGGCGGCAAGATCGTCGTCATGCGCCGCTGGGATGCGGAAGAGGCCGTGCGCCTGATCGAGCGGGAGCGGGTGACGCAGCTTTCCACTGTTCCCACCATGTTGTGGGACATGGTGCATCGCGCGCGCAGCAAAGATGCTGACCTTAGTTCCGTGCGGAACATTGGATCGGGCGGGCAGGCGCTGCCGCTCAACCTGCTGGAAGAGGTGCGGAAGCTATGCCCGCATGCGATGATCGGCACCGGCTATGGCATGACCGAAACGTCGGGCGCGATTGCGCAGGCCGTGGGAGCGGACTTTCTGGCGGCTCGTGCTTCGGCGGGACGGGTGTTGCCGCTGGTAGATTTGCGGATCGAGCGCGAGGACAGCGCGGTCTGTGGACCCAATGAAACCGGCGAGATCATCGTGCGCAGTGCCATGATCATGAATGGCTATTGGAACAGGCCGGAGGATACGGCAAAGAGCCTTACGCCCGATGGCTGGCTGCGCACCGGCGACATCGGCTATCAGGATGAGGACGGCTATATCTTCATCGTCGATCGCGCCAAGGACATGGTGATTTCGGGCGGCGAGAATATCTATTGCGCCGAAGTCGAGCGTGTCCTGAGCGAAATGCCGCAAATCACTGAATGCGCGACGTTTGGGATCGCGGACGAGCGGCTGGGCGAGGCGCTGGTCGCCGTGGTGCATGCGGATGGCCTGGATGAACGTAGCATCATCGATTGGGTGGCGGGCAGGCTCGCGCCGTACAAGGCGCCCGTGCGCGTGGCTTTCTCGCGCGATCCTCTGCCGCGCAACCAGTCGCAGAAAATCAACAAGATCGCGCTTCGTGCGCTCTGGCCCGAGCTGGCCGAAAACAACTGA
- a CDS encoding amidohydrolase family protein, whose amino-acid sequence MGMPKDIKIIDCMLGIPEAEDRSAWFDPFRPLIKDQQTLQQFAMPAQYMFKDIPQTGKVDDFVSWTVEQMDQYGIDKALVGWSDNAKSYRAKEMYGDRFFFDLPCDPNKGMEEVRRIKRIHAEVGLSAISVFPAGTLPQVAINHKYMFPLYTVAAELGLPVLLNAGIPGPRIPMETQKVEHLDEVCWFFPDLKVVMRHGAEPWEALAVKLMLKWPNLYYSTSAFAPKHYPKAIIDYANTRGADKIIYAGYFPMGLSLERIFSDMQNVPFKDEVWPKFLRENALKVFDLK is encoded by the coding sequence ATGGGCATGCCCAAGGACATAAAGATAATCGACTGCATGCTTGGGATTCCGGAGGCGGAAGACCGTTCCGCTTGGTTCGATCCGTTCCGGCCGCTGATCAAGGATCAGCAGACGCTCCAGCAGTTCGCGATGCCCGCGCAATATATGTTCAAGGACATTCCGCAGACCGGCAAGGTCGATGATTTCGTGTCCTGGACCGTCGAGCAGATGGACCAATACGGCATCGACAAGGCGCTGGTCGGATGGAGCGACAATGCGAAGTCCTACCGCGCGAAGGAGATGTATGGCGACCGTTTCTTCTTCGACCTGCCGTGCGATCCCAATAAGGGCATGGAAGAAGTCAGGCGGATCAAGCGTATCCACGCCGAAGTAGGCCTGTCGGCGATTAGCGTGTTCCCGGCGGGCACGCTGCCGCAGGTGGCGATCAATCATAAATATATGTTCCCGCTGTACACGGTTGCCGCCGAACTGGGTCTGCCTGTGCTGCTGAATGCCGGTATTCCGGGTCCGCGTATTCCGATGGAAACGCAAAAGGTCGAGCATCTAGATGAGGTTTGCTGGTTCTTCCCTGACCTGAAAGTCGTCATGCGCCATGGCGCGGAGCCGTGGGAGGCTCTGGCCGTCAAGCTGATGCTGAAATGGCCTAACCTTTATTATTCGACCAGCGCCTTTGCGCCAAAGCACTATCCCAAGGCGATCATCGACTATGCCAATACGCGCGGCGCGGACAAGATCATCTATGCTGGGTACTTCCCCATGGGACTCAGCTTGGAACGGATCTTCAGCGACATGCAAAACGTCCCCTTCAAGGACGAAGTCTGGCCGAAATTCCTGCGTGAAAACGCCCTCAAGGTCTTTGACCTCAAATAA